GTTTTCGTTgtacttgtttttgttttgtcccaGGTTTTGAGTCATTACAAATGGCCAGAACATCTGGAAACTGATTTTCTGTTCTGTGAGTATTTTCTTACTTCATCAAAAGTTTGAAAGAGAGTTATCTTTGGACTTAGTTATCTGTTTTATTGTCAAGGTGCATCCTCAATTGGGTCAGTCAATCCACAGTTTTTGGCTGCATTTTCAGCAGCGGCTGGAAAGACAGCGGCGCAGTTCCCTGAGTCTGAGGAGTCCGATCCAGATGTAAGAAACTTATTCAGATTTTGTGTAGCATGATAAAAAGGTGAAATACTTCCCAAGTTATTCAGATTTGCATTCAGTAATTTATTGTTGGTCTTTACAGTGGGGCTGCTGGAGTGCAAGTCAAGAGTTAAAAAATCCATCCATTAGAATCATCTTTCCCACAATTGAAAGAGTGAAAAATGCAAGTTGTGGAATCTTAGCATCAAAATACCTTCTGTGCTTCTCGCAGGTATCCTTACTTTTTAGATGAAACCTCAAATTTGTATCCTTTTGCAGTTGACTTCTTGGATACTCAGTCATTAATAATGATTTTCAACCGTCGCACCAATAAGGTCGTAGTGAATATAGAGAAGTGTGCTTTGCAGTTGTAATTTCTCCTTTATTATGGTAGCAAAGACAAGCTTGTTACTTTTTACTCCGTATTTAATAATAACTTTTTCTGTGGACAAGTTGTAATTTGCCTAATCCTATTCTTTTACAGAAAACATGGCAAAGGTTAAGAAACATTGACATTCTTCGTGATGCAATTCCATATCCCAGTGATAGAGTTAATCATCCAATGCATGTCAAGGTAAATAAATATGTATGCATCTCTGATTGTCTAATTTTAGACCCTTATAAGATTGCTTTGTATTCAAATTGAGTTTGTTTATAATAGATCTACAATTTGTGCTAATTAAGGTCATGCTTTGGGGTTTCATGTGCGCATGAATGATTTCAATCACAAAGATTGGGACGTCATGGTTTGACTTCCTCCAGTATTGAACTTTTTAGGGTGCTAGGTTTCAATATTACGTAACTTTTAGGGTCACTTCTTGGGTTATTGCTTGTTTGAGAAATATAATAGAGGAGAGAATGATTGGTGAAAGCAGGTGGCCCGAAGATGCTTCCAGTCTAAGAAGGATTCGTCATCCTTTGGATGGGTGTATAGTGGGTCACATAACCTCAGCGCAGCTGCTTGGGGACGTCCAATTTACAAGTCAATTGAGATTAATGCCGTTGGAGCTGTGAAGTCAAATTCTGTACTGGGTTCGAGACTTCACATTTGTAACTACGAGCTTGgtatcattttcattgttcCGCCACCAGATTCAACAGCTAGTTCCAAACATAAGACTGCAAATTTGGATGATATTGTACTGCCATTTGTTGTGCCCGCCCCGAAATATAAATCCAGTGACACACCGGCAACGGCACAGGCCATGAGAGAAGCACTGGTGGATAGAGGGAGACAGATGTTTATGGAATCAGCTGCAGCTGGAGAAGTGATGGACGAAGAGGTCCcggatgatgaagatgatgatatAGTGGTGGCATCGGATTTCTTTACAGAGGAGAAGGAAGATGAGAAAGCTTATGCTGAGAAACTCTGGAGCCAAAGTTGATTCATCGGAGAGCTGTTGAGTTACAACTTATCAAGAAGTTACTTTAAGATTGAATGCGTGGATTATGGATTAAAATGGTTTGTTGATCAGGAAACTGAGAAATCATTTGATGAAGTTCATCTACGCCTCAATTTAGGGTTTGTAGATTCAAGATGTTATTCTTTGGGTATTGGAAGGGATGCTCTACTTGAGAAGAATTCTTTCGTTCATTTGTTTCTATTGGGTTTTCGGTAGAATTCCGGTCTTAAGATGGGGCACAGTACTGTGTATTTGCTCATTTCCGGTCTTAAGATGGGGCACAATACTTCGTATTTGCTCACAGCAACTCCCGCTTCTAAAACGAAaaggtatataaaaaatatggttGCAAGGTGTATGTAACTTTCCAACATTTTCAACTGGAGTAGTAAAACTTGTTATTAGTATTGTCTTCTCTACTTTTTATAGTACCTAAAATGATTGTAATATGAAAGGAAAGATGAAGAAAGGCAACGGATATTGGTAAAAGTCTGGTAAAAGTcgttgtgtttggttggtagcatagtttagtttagttttggtagtggatggagaaagaaataaggtaatgattggagataggggtaatgattgaagaaagataaagagagaaatgaaattaataattagagatatagagtaatgattgaagaaatatataaaataatgattggaaacaaaactaaaactaaaactaaaactaaattgaCAACCGAACAAAGCCAGTCTACGATCCCAAGATTCCTTTGAATTTTCAAACACGTGGAATCTTGTTTTGCCCGAACAATCAGTGGCATGAAAAAAGGATCGGCCATCAAGATCACCCCACCGGACGAGTAAATTTTGATTACAATGGTGATATCACGTCATTGTGCTGACGTAGTATTGCAATCCAATAACAGAACATCACGTGTTCGTGTTGACTCTATTATGCATATATGGTGGATAGTTACATAGATCCCACTAATTACCACATCACCGTTATGTGGATCCGAATTCATACATGGTGGAAAATAATTAGTTCGTTGCACCACATCAACAGAATGACGTGGTATCACTGTTGTATTTAAAAAATCCGGACCAAGACAAATGCATTTGTTCCGTTTGCGTCTTGGTCTCTCTGCTACAACtgttcaggagagagagagagagagagagattgcgtATGTTCCTTAGCAGACAGCATGTGTTCCTCACTTTCTGCAAAACTTTTGGAATTTAcatagaagaaaacaaaaatggtagCTGAAAATGTTTGAATCCAGTTTTGGACAGCGTAACTGTTTGACAATTCGACACATTAACATTTCTtacaccaaacaaacaaaaaacgtTGCCTTGCcgtcctcccctctctctctctttctttctctctctctctctctcacacacacacacacacattcatatctatataatatatatatatatatatatatatatatatatatcaaaatatgTATAGCTATTTGTAGATAcgccctcttcttcttcttcttcctcctcttcttcttcttcatttatCTTGGTTTTTATGGAAGCATCATCATCATGTTCCACACCCCTCTCAGTTCACACACTCCCTCAGCCCCGTCACCGCCGTATCTCCGCCCAAAAATTCCACTCTGTACAGCCAAACAACCCTTTTCCTctcactaccaccaccaccgcaagACGTTGCAGCATTAATTCTTCATCTTACTTAGCCACCTCAATATCACCCAACACTCCCTTTcctaccctttctctctcctcctctagAAAGCGATCTCGCCAGACTATTTCCGCAGCGTTCGAGCGGTTCACCGAGAGGGCAATTAAGGTGGTAACGTTGTCCCAAAGAGAGGCCAAAGCTTTGGGGAATGATACGGTGTCAACGCAGCACCTTTTGCTCGGTTTGATCGCCGAAAGCCGTGATGATGATGGGTTTCTTGGGACTGGGATTACCGTCGACGTAGCTCGTGAGGCCGTTACTGGTATTTGGCACAGCGATGGAACTGGTGATCGGAATTCGGCTACTTCTGCTGCTACTGATGTGGCGTTTGATGCCAGCACGAAGCGGGTTTTTGAAGCCGCCGTGGAGTATTCCCGTGGCATGGGCCATAGTTTCATTGCTCCCGAGCACGTTGCCGTTGGACTCTTCACCGTTGACGATGGCGGTGCTGGCCGCGTCCTCGAGAGGTACACTTGTtcgttttttgtgttttctataACCCAAGATGTCCTGGCCAACTTATTTGCACCTTGACTGATCTCATTAATTCCGTCGTACACTAATGTGTTTTCAGATTGGGGGCAGACCCAGATCACCTAGCAGCCGTAGCAGTCTTGAGACTTCAAGGAGAGCTTGCCAAAGATGGTAGAGAACCAATGGCTGCACCTAAAAAGTCGCATGACAAATTGCTTTCTGCAAAAGCCAATAGTAAAAAATCCTCACAGAGTATAAATGGTAAAGGTTATAATTTCTCatctaagatttttttttctttgatttgatTGTGCGAGTTGAAGCATAGAGGTAGAATGCTTCTGAGTTTATTACTGCTTGTGTCAGATAAAAGCGCATTGGCCAAATTCTGTGTGGATCTTACTGCTCGTGCTGGTGATGGACTCATTGATCCTGTAATTGGTCGGGACACAGAAGTCCGGAGAATCATTCAGATACTCTGCCGAAGGaccaaaaataatccaattctTCTTGGGGATACTGGAGTTGGGAAAACAGCCATTGCTGAGGGGTTGGCGATTAGTATTGCTCATGGAGAAGTTCCTATTCTATTGTTGGTGTGCTTCTCCTTTTCATATGGTTTACATCAGTTTTGAACATTTTATTCTTGAGTTATTTCAGATACATGTACTTATTTGTCTTAGGACCATTCTGTACGACCTTTTGATTAGATTTGTTGTTTTATACACAGACAAAGCGCATCGTGTCCTTAGATATTGGTCTATTAATCGCAGGCGCGAAGGAGAGGGGAGAGTTAGAGGGACGTGTTACTGAATTAATTAAGGATGTGAAGAAGTCAGGTGAACACCTTTTCTTTGGGAGTTACGTCCAGGATCCGAAATTAGTACATTCAAGCTCAGCATGATTTGTTGAATTTGCAGGCAATGTCATTCTTTTTATCGATGAAGTACACACCGTAGTCGGTTCAGGCACTGTTGGACGAGGAAACAAGGGGTCAGGTCTTGACATTGCAAATCTACTGAAGCCACCTCTTGGGAGGGGTGAAGTGCAGGTGATGGTCTCTTTTATATTCACGTTTCACTCTTATGCGACTGCTTATGAAGGAATATGATACATAAGATATGCACTCATATGCTAAGTGGGTCGTTTTCCAGTCTCTCAATCTTGATGTCAGGGGATCAATGACCCTTGCTGTATTGCTGACCTAATTTTAGCTTAATTTTGGTCCATGACTATTCTGTTAGCAATTGTGTAACATGATCGGCATTTGGTTGCTTGGTAGATTATTTTGCTGGGGTCTTGGATAGGGGTGTTGATAATCACTTGATATGTCCATACATTATGATTAACAATTCAAGATGGGGGATACTCGAATCTATATCCGTGTTCTGAGCACCGTTTACACTTTGGTTTTTCTACCTCAGATAGTTTTGCGAAGATTTAGATTGAGTTTGATGAAAATAGTGGGTTTCCCCAAGTTCTTTAATGTTCGTAGTAGGTCTTGTCTGCTATTTAAATGCACTAAAATTTCACTCTTTGCAGTGTATTGCATCAACAACTATGGATGAGTACAGGACCCATTTTGAAAAGGATAAAGCATTAGCACGAAGATTCCAACCTGTTTTGATTAATGAACCAAGTCAGGTATACGTAGTTTATAGATATCTTCACAATTCATATTTATGAAGTGTCTTGCATTACCACTTATTCGATTAACATTCTTTAAAAACTTACAGGAGGATGCATTTAGGATACTGTTGGGTTTGCGTGAAAAGTACGAGTCCCACCACAAATGCAAGTACACATTAGAGGCTTTGAAAGCTGCTGTGCATCTGTCAGCAATGTATATTCCTGATAGGCATCTTCCTGACAAGGCTATTGATCTCCTCGACGAAGCGGGAAGCAAAGCTCGTATGGAATCTTTTAGAAAGAAGAGGGAAGGGCAAACTTCCATACTTTCAAACTCACCTGATGTATACTGGCAAGAGATTAGAGCTGTTCAGGTCATGCATGAAGTGGTAAACATTTAGTCTTAGTGGTGGAGTTGGCAAGATTTCGTATGTGCTTATAATAGCATGAACTATTTCAGATTTTCTCATGGTACATACTTTGGAGTTCTGCGTGAGCAGGTtatcaaaagtaaaaataataaagacaATGATGCTTCTACCATTGAAGGGGATGAAAGAGAACTTCCGGATACGTCTTTTCCTGACACATTTGATGATGATGAGTATGCTTGCCGtcctttgaattttgaatggcGAATAGACTCAATAGAGACGCTAACTATGAGATACTTTGGATTGATTTTCAATTTGCACTCTCATGTTGTGTACTTTTCAGGCCTATGGTGGTGGTTGGACCTGGCGAAATAGCAGTAGTTGCTTCAATTTGGTCAGGAATTCCAGTTCAAAAGCTCACTGCTGATGAAAGAATGTTTCTGGTGGGTCTTGATGAGCAGCTTAAGAAACGTGTTCTTGGTCAAGATGAAGCGGTTGCAGCAATTTGTCGGGCCGTTAAGAGATCTCGGGTGGGGCTAAAGAACCCCAAGAGGCCAATTGCTACAATGCTGTTTTGCGGCCCTACTGGGGTCGGTAAAACAGAATTGACGAAAGCTTTGGCAGCTTGCTATTTTGGTTCAGTAAGACTCTCTGCATCCaacattttcccttcaatttaaCCCAGAACTTGCTATCCACCATAAAAATTGTTCTTGAAGTACTGGACTAGGAGGCCAAGACACTAATCTGAATCCTCTTTGTTCTGGTAGCATGTCAATCTAACCTGATGGCTAAATGAAGTTTTGAATAAGGACGAAGTTTTATGGCATTAATATGCTACCTCTCTGTTTGTATGGCCATTTTGAGAAAATTACAGGATGATCTATGGCTAAATATTCTTGTATTGTCTCTAAATTTCCTGGGAATAGAGTTGAATGACACTAATGGGCCTGAGTTGTTCTTTTTACAGGAGGCTGCCATGGTGAGGCTGGACATGAGTGAATATATGGAGCAGCATACTGTGAGCAAGTTAATAGGCCCGGCCCCTGGTTATTTAGGCTACGGCGAAGGAGGCACTCTTACAGAAGCTATAAGAAAGCGGCCTTTCACAGTGGTTTTGCTTGACGAAATAGAAAAGGCCCATCCCGACATATTTAATATTCTCCTTCAGATATTTGAAGATGGTCACCTCACTGATTCCCAGGTTTGTGCTTGTTACCTACTATGAATATTTGCTGGAAAAAAGGTTGCTCTACGGACCCCGTGTGTTTCGTACAAGATCTGATGTAAAAGAGAGATTTTGCAAAAACCATCTCTTTCTACCTGATTATGCGGTCAATAGAGATCAAAACCCCTGATTCCTAGGGATTGTGTTGCAGGGTCGAAGAGTGTCATTCAAGAATGCATTGGTTGTGATGACTTCTAACGTGGGTTCCACACTAATCGCAGAGGGTAGGCGCAAGTCCATTGGTTTCTCGGTTACAGATGAGGAATCCACTTCAACTTCATATGCTGGATTGAAAGCACTTGTGATGGAAGAACTTAAGGCGTACTTTCGACCAGAGTTGCTGAACAGGATAGATGAAGTGGTTGTCTTCCGTGCCTTGGAGAAGACTCAGGTTAACATCATAATGGTTTTTTCCAGTCTTGTTTCCTCCCTTCTTGATAGTTTTTAGGTTTTAAGCTAGTCCACTCACATCTCAGGACCAAAATTTCTGGTAATAGATTTTCTCAACTAAGAAGATTACTCTCTAGTTGGGAGTAGAAACCGGAATACTAGTGAAACTAGTAATAACTTGTAGTTTGTTTGAACCAATATGATTTCACCGAGGAGCGAAGCCATGAACTTGTTTAAATCAAACTGAAATTGTTCTGCAATTCTTTGCCTATATGCCGCTGAAACGATGACGTTGGTTTTTGTTCATTTCAGATGCTGGAAATATTAAACCTGATGCTGGTAGAGGTGAGAGGAAGGCTTGTAACTCAGGGAATCGGTCTGGAGGTGTCCGAAGCAGTGATGGACTTCATTTGCAAACAAGGTTTCGACAGAAGTTACGGGGCTCGGCCTCTTAGGAGAGCAGTTACCCTCCTGATTGAAGATCATCTGAGTGAAGCAATTCTTTCTGGCGATTTGAGGCCTGGTGACACCGCCGTCATTGATTTAGATGATTCAGGAAACCCAGTTGTCAGTAATCGGTCAACTCAGAAAATTTACTTGGCTGATACAACATCCTTGTTATAGGTAATCAATATTATAATTCTTGACAGTAATTTCATCCTGTATACGAAAGTTTCTTTATAGTGTAGGGATTACACACATTCATTATAAAAACGAGGATGGAAATAACACAGTTCAGAAATAATTTTGGTTCAATAAAAAGCGAAAAGGGTATTCGTTTTCATTGGCAATTCCTTTAGGACAGGAATCCACGTGAAGAGAAAAGGCAAGATTTGTACTACAGGAAGGTAACCCCAAGAACAGTTGCCATTAGAACCCAATCCATCATATACAACCTGAGGACAGGAAATTTGGAGGTGAATATGATcctaccaaaacaaaaaataacggAGAAATTCATCCCATTTCCCTCGGATAGAATTTTACTATCTGGTGTCTGGTGACTTGAAGCATCCAAACCCAATGCCCACCGAAAGGGCAGAGGAATCACAACAATATATGTATTGCAAAATTCAAGCTTAGGAACCTATACATGGATAGTTCGTCACAAAGTCACAAAACAAACTGAGGCTTGGCTAATTTTcttcagttcaaaaaaaaataaaaataaagaaaagagcCTTGAAGTCAAATGGACCTTATGTTTCACTTTCTTGAAGTCTAGCATGCGCAAAGATTGTAGTTCATCGATCACATGCTGTAGTCTGGCTTCTTTGTAAGGTTACTATCAAGCAGACAAATAGCATCTCCATGTTCAAATTAGGATTGTTTACCGGTCAGAGACGAGCCTCAAATGACCAAACCAGAAGTCGCTCTTGAGATCGAGTCCAGGTGGGTTGATGGAGGAGCTGCTCTTGTTGTGTAGCTCATCTCAATtggaacaaaataaacaatttctgAAAACCTCAGTTTCTATGTGAGTGACCAAAAAATTTGGCAGATAAAAGATCCAAGTCCATAGCCCATGGATATCCCTGAGACAATTTTCCAACTCTTTCCGGCTTTACTAAGAGAAAACACACTTAACAACAGCATCTCCGACTGTCCCAAGCAACACTTACCGCAAAGGCGCAAAATCAATCAGCACTGCTGCCAATAGCAATCTCCTGATATTTGATAATGATCTTTTTTATATGCAGTAAAAAGGTAAAACACAAaacacagaaaaagaaaaaaaaaagagccctGCAAGTGTACATTGTGTGGCACTAACAAATGAGAACATGGCATTAACACCACTCCTGGAAATGGCTAAAAATCATGCAGTGCCCTACTGCCAAAGTAATCTTTCCTGCTGCTATTTTTTTCTGAGACCAATactacaaaaaccaaaaattgatcCTAAGGTTTGTCAGCAAGCAGTCCACGAGAGATCAAGGCCAGCCGTTATTAACACGTTCATATTTTCTGAACATTTTTGGGTCAATATTTGCATCAGCCTTAGTGAGATGCAGACCCAATCAAATAGGCCAGATGTTTCTTATAAATACCTACGTACActtcttatcaaaaaaaaaaaatacctacGTACACTGAAAACCTCCTACACTAATGCAGCCTCTTTAAACAAGGACCACAAAAGCTAATGCACAAATACTAGAAAATTGTGGAGAGCATTGGCTGAATACAAGTATGGGGGATGATGGCCATAGCCCATATGCTTCACTTTAAATAACAGTGTCCGCAAACCCATAAAGACCCGAGTCCGGCTTCCGACTAGAAGTAGATGAGGGATTTAGCAATCCCACAAAGCCTTCTATCGATGGTGACACCCTAAACACGCCATTAACCCCAAGGGATGCTGGCTCAGGATGGCTGTGACCGATCACCCTTTCTCTCAATGGTGCATTCCCGTGCCACACATTTGGCTGAAAATAGTTATTATCAACTTGTCCGACGTTATAGCCACCCATGTGGCCTATCATCAATGGTGTAGGTTCCGCATAGCTGCAACCGATCAACCTTTCTCTGGATGGTGCATCCCCATGCCACCTGTATGGCTGACCATTGGTATTCACGACTAGACCGACACTATCAACTGGCATACCCCCATGAACCCCAGGCCCAGGATAAGGCCCTGCTGGTGGAACATGAAGTCCAGATGAGGAAGCAGAGAAACTAGCGTTGTGACCATGGATTCCGCCATTCAACAAGTTTGTTGGTATCAAACCTTCAGAAGAACTCTTGCCATCCACATAAGAGTTATGACTTAGCCGTGTCCGTTTTACCTCTTGGCTAGTCAAATTCTTCAAAGACTCAGGAGGTTCATCTGCTTCTCTCTTCTGTGTCACCTTCtctttaattttcttatttcgAAGAGATCCATCTGCTTCTCTCTTCTGTGTCACCTTCTCTTCAATTCTCTTATTTCGACGGGTGGTACTTCTTTGAAGGCCAGATATTAGTATAGGGATATTCCATCCAGGTATGTGGGGATCAATCTTGTGATCTACCAAACACTTGAGAGCAGACTTCAGATTGGCTAAATACTTCTTGTTTGCTTCGTTCTGTGCGGAATTACACAATTGCTGAATCAGGGAAAAGAAATACTTACAGAATTGATAAGAGAACCGAAAACTAGTGCATACCAATGCTTCATCAGAACTTGATACTTTTCTCTCTTCCATAACAGTATCTTTAGACTGTTTTAAAAATTGTTGCATACATAACTGAGGAGGGTACCGACTCTCCATCCCAAAAGTACAAGCAATATCAACAGCTTTAACtgccattttcttcttcatcatctccTCAACTATCTCTGTGGCATATACATACCGCGACATTAGGCAGGATGTACCGAAAAACCaagtataaataataaaacaaGCAACATTAATGAGTAAAACATGCATGACTTGCAACTTAATCAAATGTGTCATACATATCTCCATAAGCCTATGAGATTTTGATATGACATTCACCATATTCCCATAATCTCACCAGAGCCAGGGTTTTGACGATACGGTATCCATTTCCTAAATTATGCTTCGCTAAAAACCTATCATTCAAAGCTATCCAATTATTTCTTGCAAGTTTCTGCGACTTAAAAGAAGTAGATATGCAtaaaaagactatttatagtgACTAATGGACAAGGGGAAATAACACAGCATTGTCTGCAAATTAGAGTTTTCAGTCTGGTACTATCGGTACTTACTAACTAAAAATCTTGTAGAACTAATGTGAGAGGGGCAGCTATATGCAGGTACTATTAAGTTGCTAGAAAAAAGATGACAGAGGCTTGATTGTTGTAAAATGCACTAGATCTCTAAGATGTATGCAATTATGTATGCGGTTCTTATCACACTTCATTCTGTGCACTCCCTCCCTTCTTTGATAAGTTAGTTGTGCTCTCTATTCGGTTCTCTTGCTCTTCAGTTTGCAATGGACCTCTTCATATAGCTTTGAGCTAGCAATTATTATGATAGCCATGCAATGTATTTGGAGGTGGACTATATAAAACACTACTACTCCCAATGGCTTTGGTAATTTTTACACCCTGGGAATCCTTCATCATCTCCCATATTCATGTCATAGCAAAAGATCTCTCCCTGTTCTTATCATCTGATACTTGGGGCTATTGCTCCTTCTAAAACCACGTTTACAAGTAACAAAAACAACctactccatccgtccaaaAAAGATTGTCGAGTCTGCAAAACGATAAcctaaaaaaaacacatttttacctcgaaaatttcaatttttttgttgacaagttAAAAGAACGCGTTGTGTACTATTTACTAACTAGTGGCAAAAGGGTTGAACTTTTACGACAAAAATGAATTATCTTTCAAGTTCTCAGTTGGTCGACCAAACAATTTTTTGGTAAGGAGGTATATCTACACAATTCCAGTTTGTAGCTTGAACTAGAATCAGGAAAACCACATCACAGTCAAAATGCAAGTCC
This DNA window, taken from Rhododendron vialii isolate Sample 1 chromosome 8a, ASM3025357v1, encodes the following:
- the LOC131335284 gene encoding chaperone protein ClpD, chloroplastic-like isoform X3; amino-acid sequence: MEASSSCSTPLSVHTLPQPRHRRISAQKFHSVQPNNPFPLTTTTTARRCSINSSSYLATSISPNTPFPTLSLSSSRKRSRQTISAAFERFTERAIKVVTLSQREAKALGNDTVSTQHLLLGLIAESRDDDGFLGTGITVDVAREAVTGIWHSDGTGDRNSATSAATDVAFDASTKRVFEAAVEYSRGMGHSFIAPEHVAVGLFTVDDGGAGRVLERLGADPDHLAAVAVLRLQGELAKDGREPMAAPKKSHDKLLSAKANSKKSSQSINDKSALAKFCVDLTARAGDGLIDPVIGRDTEVRRIIQILCRRTKNNPILLGDTGVGKTAIAEGLAISIAHGEVPILLLTKRIVSLDIGLLIAGAKERGELEGRVTELIKDVKKSGNVILFIDEVHTVVGSGTVGRGNKGSGLDIANLLKPPLGRGEVQCIASTTMDEYRTHFEKDKALARRFQPVLINEPSQEDAFRILLGLREKYESHHKCKYTLEALKAAVHLSAMYIPDRHLPDKAIDLLDEAGSKARMESFRKKREGQTSILSNSPDVYWQEIRAVQVMHEVVIKSKNNKDNDASTIEGDERELPDTSFPDTFDDDEPMVVVGPGEIAVVASIWSGIPVQKLTADERMFLVGLDEQLKKRVLGQDEAVAAICRAVKRSRVGLKNPKRPIATMLFCGPTGVGKTELTKALAACYFGSEAAMVRLDMSEYMEQHTVSKLIGPAPGYLGYGEGGTLTEAIRKRPFTVVLLDEIEKAHPDIFNILLQIFEDGHLTDSQGRRVSFKNALVVMTSNVGSTLIAEGRRKSIGFSVTDEESTSTSYAGLKALVMEELKAYFRPELLNRIDEVVVFRALEKTQMLEILNLMLVEVRGRLVTQGIGLEVSEAVMDFICKQGFDRSYGARPLRRAVTLLIEDHLSEAILSGDLRPGDTAVIDLDDSGNPVVSNRSTQKIYLADTTSLL